In the Pseudomonas sp. ADAK2 genome, one interval contains:
- a CDS encoding alpha-1,4-glucan--maltose-1-phosphate maltosyltransferase, which produces MIAEKPTELSYNPHMPLSQALLLPRIAIENVMPTLDGGQFAVKAVVGQDVLVTSKVFADGHDKLAVRIRWRGEGEESWHSETMADLGNNDWQGRFRVERQGRHVFCIEAWIDQFASFCYELEKKHTARVPVSLELQEGRTMVQQAGERSEGELSEQLAGLHHELSGLLETEQVALFLHQRSADLMAEADHRAYLSLSQEYPLDVEREIAQFASWYELFPRSITDDPARHGTFNDVHSRLPMIQDMGFDVLYFPPIHPIGRSYRKGPNNSLTAGPDDPGSPYAIGSAEGGHEAIHSELGTREDFRRLVVAAAEHGLEIALDFAIQCSQDHPWLQQHPGWFNWRPDGTIKYAENPPKKYQDIVNVDFYAADAIPSLWVELRDIVVGWVEEGVKIFRVDNPHTKPLPFWQWLIADVRALHPEVIFLAEAFTTPAMMARLGKVGYSQSYTYFTWRNTKYELSTYFSELNESPWSECFRPNFFVNTPDINPAFLHESGRPGFLIRAALATMGSGLWGMYSGFELCEAAPIPGKEEYLNSEKYEIRPRDFNAPGNIIAEIAQLNRIRRQNPALQTHLGLKIYNAWNDNILYFGKRSADGSNFILVAVSLDPHNVQEANFELPLWEMGLPDDASTQGEDLMNGHRWTWHGKYQFMRIDPAHQPFGIWRITV; this is translated from the coding sequence ATGATCGCTGAAAAGCCGACAGAACTCAGCTACAACCCGCACATGCCGCTGTCGCAGGCGTTGTTGCTGCCGCGCATTGCGATTGAAAACGTCATGCCGACCCTCGATGGCGGGCAGTTTGCCGTCAAGGCAGTGGTCGGTCAGGACGTGCTGGTGACCAGCAAGGTCTTTGCTGACGGCCACGACAAATTGGCCGTGCGCATCCGCTGGCGCGGCGAGGGCGAGGAGTCCTGGCACAGCGAAACCATGGCGGACCTGGGCAACAACGACTGGCAGGGCCGGTTCCGGGTCGAGCGCCAGGGCCGTCACGTGTTCTGCATCGAAGCCTGGATCGATCAGTTCGCCAGCTTCTGTTATGAACTCGAAAAGAAACACACCGCGCGGGTGCCAGTCAGCCTGGAATTGCAGGAAGGCCGTACGATGGTGCAACAGGCCGGCGAGCGCAGCGAAGGTGAACTGAGCGAGCAACTGGCGGGCCTGCACCATGAACTGTCCGGGCTGCTCGAAACCGAGCAGGTCGCGCTGTTCCTGCACCAGCGTAGCGCCGACCTCATGGCCGAGGCCGATCACCGCGCCTACCTGAGCCTGAGCCAGGAATACCCGCTGGACGTCGAACGGGAAATCGCCCAGTTCGCCAGTTGGTACGAGCTGTTTCCGCGCTCGATCACCGACGATCCTGCACGTCACGGCACCTTTAACGACGTGCACTCGCGGCTGCCGATGATTCAGGACATGGGCTTCGACGTGCTGTACTTCCCGCCGATCCACCCGATCGGCCGCAGCTACCGCAAAGGCCCGAACAATTCCCTGACCGCCGGCCCCGACGATCCGGGCAGCCCGTACGCCATCGGCAGTGCCGAGGGCGGCCACGAGGCGATTCATTCCGAGCTGGGCACCCGCGAAGACTTCCGCCGACTAGTCGTCGCGGCGGCCGAGCATGGGCTGGAAATCGCCCTCGACTTCGCCATCCAGTGCTCCCAGGACCACCCGTGGCTGCAGCAGCATCCGGGCTGGTTCAACTGGCGGCCTGACGGCACGATCAAATACGCCGAAAACCCGCCGAAGAAATACCAGGACATCGTCAACGTCGACTTCTATGCCGCTGACGCCATCCCCAGCCTCTGGGTGGAATTGCGCGACATCGTAGTCGGTTGGGTCGAGGAGGGCGTGAAGATCTTTCGCGTCGACAACCCGCACACCAAGCCGCTGCCGTTCTGGCAATGGCTGATCGCCGATGTGCGGGCGCTGCACCCCGAGGTGATCTTCCTCGCCGAAGCCTTTACCACCCCGGCGATGATGGCGCGGCTGGGCAAGGTCGGGTATTCCCAGAGCTACACCTATTTCACCTGGCGCAACACCAAGTACGAGCTGTCGACCTATTTCAGTGAACTGAACGAGTCACCGTGGAGTGAATGCTTCCGCCCGAACTTCTTCGTCAACACCCCGGACATCAACCCGGCGTTTCTCCATGAGTCCGGACGCCCCGGTTTTCTGATCCGCGCGGCGCTGGCGACCATGGGCTCGGGCCTGTGGGGCATGTATTCGGGGTTCGAACTGTGCGAGGCGGCACCGATCCCGGGCAAGGAGGAATACCTCAATTCCGAGAAGTACGAGATCCGCCCGCGGGACTTCAATGCGCCGGGCAACATCATTGCCGAGATCGCCCAGCTCAACCGCATCCGCCGGCAGAACCCGGCGTTGCAGACGCACCTGGGGCTGAAGATCTACAACGCCTGGAACGACAACATTCTGTATTTCGGCAAGCGCAGCGCCGACGGCAGCAACTTCATTCTGGTGGCCGTCAGCCTCGACCCGCACAACGTCCAGGAAGCCAATTTCGAATTGCCGCTGTGGGAAATGGGCTTGCCCGATGACGCCAGCACTCAAGGCGAAGACTTGATGAACGGTCACCGCTGGACCTGGCACGGCAAGTATCAATTCATGCGGATCGACCCGGCGCATCAGCCGTTCGGGATTTGGCGAATTACCGTCTAG
- a CDS encoding MgtC/SapB family protein, translating to MDAWWHEVWVTLQAEFADVGDASQLTRITVRLLMAALLGGILGFEREHKGKAAGVRTHMLVALGAALFVLVPQMSGSQADAMSRVVQGVIAGIGFLGAGTILKNTEGDEGHVKGLTTAAGLWMTAAIGVSAGMGREATAVLSTLLALAIFSVMPMVVRMLDKNNNREP from the coding sequence ATGGACGCCTGGTGGCATGAAGTTTGGGTGACGCTGCAAGCGGAGTTCGCCGACGTTGGCGACGCTTCGCAACTGACGCGCATTACCGTGCGCCTGCTGATGGCCGCGTTGCTGGGCGGCATTTTGGGTTTCGAGCGTGAGCACAAGGGCAAGGCTGCCGGGGTGCGCACGCATATGTTGGTGGCCCTGGGCGCAGCGCTGTTTGTGCTGGTGCCGCAGATGTCCGGCTCCCAGGCCGATGCCATGAGCCGAGTGGTGCAAGGGGTGATCGCCGGGATCGGCTTTCTCGGCGCCGGGACCATCCTGAAGAACACCGAAGGCGATGAGGGCCACGTGAAAGGCCTGACCACCGCCGCCGGTTTGTGGATGACCGCAGCCATTGGCGTTTCCGCCGGGATGGGCCGCGAAGCGACGGCGGTGCTCAGCACGTTGCTGGCATTGGCGATTTTCAGCGTGATGCCGATGGTGGTGCGGATGCTCGACAAGAACAACAACCGTGAACCGTAA
- a CDS encoding DUF3203 family protein: MTVRIESQTCFFTTENGEEIRLCPDVTVITDSEKAMSAVEINGQRIYITEAEADALTVAGAVDGRKHLKATDSDSVI; the protein is encoded by the coding sequence ATGACCGTGCGCATCGAAAGCCAAACCTGCTTTTTCACCACCGAAAACGGCGAAGAAATTCGCCTGTGCCCCGACGTCACCGTCATCACCGACTCGGAAAAAGCCATGTCGGCGGTGGAGATCAACGGCCAGCGTATTTACATCACCGAAGCAGAAGCCGACGCATTGACCGTAGCAGGTGCCGTTGACGGTCGTAAGCATTTGAAGGCCACCGACAGTGATTCGGTGATTTGA
- the ccoG gene encoding cytochrome c oxidase accessory protein CcoG, with protein sequence MSERIPVRTVETYEPSRPKMKAKSSDNLIHTRSFTGLYRTLRMSGAGFLFLAFFGTVWLNWGGRQAVLWDLSESKFHIFGATFWPQDFILLSALLIIAAFGLFAITVFAGRVWCGYTCPQSSWTWIFMWCEKITEGERNQRIKLQAAPWGLNKLLRRSAKHTLWLAISLLTGLTFVGYFTPIRPLAEELLTLQMAGVSLFWVIFFTGATYINAGWLREAVCMHMCPYARFQSVMFDKDTLTISYDVARGENRGPRKREVKPADVGLGDCIDCQVCVQVCPTGIDIRDGLQMECIGCAACIDACDSIMDKMGYARGLISYTSEHELQGGKTHLLRPRLIGYTAVLLIMIGALALALVERPMVSLDVTKDRGMYRENSEGLIENIYSLKVINKTQQRQDYRLSLVDGEGFQLQGKTELSLAPGEIVDVPLSVAMTTERPSSSSQTISFKIVDSDEPDIYSVAQSRFVAPMNR encoded by the coding sequence ATGAGCGAGAGAATCCCCGTCCGAACCGTAGAGACATACGAGCCTTCGCGTCCAAAGATGAAGGCCAAATCCAGCGACAACCTGATCCACACCCGCAGCTTCACCGGCCTGTACCGCACCTTGCGCATGAGCGGTGCCGGTTTCCTGTTCCTCGCCTTCTTCGGCACGGTGTGGCTGAACTGGGGCGGCCGCCAGGCGGTGCTCTGGGACTTGTCCGAAAGCAAATTCCACATTTTTGGCGCGACCTTCTGGCCGCAGGATTTCATCCTGCTTTCCGCGTTGCTGATCATTGCCGCGTTCGGCCTGTTTGCGATCACGGTGTTTGCGGGCCGGGTCTGGTGCGGCTACACCTGCCCGCAAAGCTCCTGGACCTGGATCTTCATGTGGTGCGAGAAGATCACCGAAGGCGAGCGCAACCAGCGGATCAAGCTGCAAGCCGCGCCCTGGGGCCTGAACAAACTGTTGCGGCGTTCGGCCAAGCACACGCTGTGGCTGGCAATCAGCCTGCTCACCGGCCTGACCTTTGTCGGTTACTTCACGCCGATCCGCCCCTTGGCCGAAGAACTGCTGACCCTGCAAATGGCCGGCGTCAGTCTGTTCTGGGTGATCTTCTTTACCGGCGCCACTTACATCAACGCCGGTTGGCTGCGTGAAGCGGTGTGCATGCACATGTGCCCGTATGCGCGGTTCCAGAGCGTGATGTTCGACAAGGACACCCTGACCATTTCCTACGACGTGGCCCGCGGCGAAAACCGTGGCCCGCGCAAACGCGAGGTGAAACCGGCCGACGTCGGCCTCGGCGATTGCATCGACTGCCAGGTCTGCGTGCAGGTCTGCCCGACCGGCATCGACATCCGCGACGGCTTGCAGATGGAATGCATCGGTTGCGCGGCGTGCATCGACGCCTGCGATTCGATCATGGACAAAATGGGCTACGCTCGCGGACTGATCAGCTACACCTCCGAGCATGAGTTGCAGGGTGGCAAGACCCACCTGCTGCGTCCGCGCCTGATCGGTTACACGGCGGTGCTGCTGATCATGATCGGCGCGCTGGCCCTAGCGCTGGTGGAACGGCCGATGGTGTCGCTGGACGTCACCAAGGACCGTGGCATGTACCGTGAGAACAGCGAAGGCCTGATCGAGAACATCTACAGCCTCAAAGTCATCAACAAGACCCAGCAGCGCCAGGATTACCGCTTGAGCCTGGTGGATGGCGAGGGTTTCCAGCTGCAAGGCAAGACTGAGTTGAGCCTGGCGCCGGGCGAGATTGTCGATGTGCCGCTGTCGGTGGCGATGACCACGGAACGGCCGAGCAGCAGCTCGCAAACCATCAGCTTCAAGATTGTCGACAGCGATGAGCCGGACATCTACAGCGTGGCGCAGAGCCGGTTTGTTGCGCCGATGAATCGCTGA
- the mapR gene encoding GntR family transcriptional regulator MpaR (MapR regulates genes involved in Pseudomonas quinolone signal (PQS) production and anthranilate metabolism), with the protein MKRYEKFADDIAELIRSGVLGPGQRVPSVRYASQTYGVSPSTVFQAYYLLERRGLIRARPRSGYFVNTHAPSPFSEPVISSQVNESTKVDVSELVFSVLDSIKDPNTVPFGSAFPSPTLFPLQRLSRSLASAAREMDPRMVVTDMSPGNPQLRRQIALRYMVGGLMLPMEELLITNGALEALNLCLQAVTEPGDLVAIEAPAFYASLQVLERLKLKAVEIPVHPRDGIDLGVLAQTLERHPIKACWCMTSFQNPMGATMPEAKKQELVELLRSHQVPLIEDDVYAELYYGQQAPKPAKAFDTEGLVMHCGSFAKSLAPGYRIGWVAAGRYAQKIERLKLMTSLCASMPAQAAIADYLQHGGYDRHLRKLRYALEEQQSAMLAAIARYFPAQTRVSQPAGGYFLWLELPPQMDSLKLFQMALAQGISIAPGPIFSPTQRFRNCIRLNYGSPWDEASEKAMETLGRIVRSF; encoded by the coding sequence ATGAAACGCTACGAAAAATTCGCCGATGACATCGCTGAACTGATCCGCTCCGGGGTCCTCGGCCCCGGCCAGCGCGTGCCGTCGGTGCGCTACGCCAGCCAGACCTACGGGGTCAGCCCGTCCACGGTGTTCCAGGCTTATTACCTGCTGGAACGGCGCGGCCTGATCCGGGCGCGGCCGCGTTCCGGCTACTTCGTCAACACCCACGCCCCGAGCCCGTTCTCGGAGCCGGTGATCAGCAGCCAGGTCAACGAGTCCACCAAAGTCGACGTCAGCGAACTGGTGTTCTCGGTCCTCGACTCGATCAAGGACCCCAACACCGTGCCGTTCGGCTCGGCGTTCCCCAGCCCTACCCTGTTCCCGCTGCAACGCCTGTCCCGCTCCCTGGCCAGTGCCGCCCGGGAGATGGACCCGCGCATGGTCGTCACCGACATGTCGCCGGGCAACCCGCAGCTACGCAGGCAAATCGCCCTGCGCTACATGGTCGGCGGGCTGATGTTGCCGATGGAAGAGTTGCTGATCACCAACGGCGCCCTAGAAGCCCTGAACCTGTGCCTGCAAGCCGTCACCGAACCCGGCGACCTGGTGGCCATCGAAGCCCCGGCGTTCTACGCCAGCCTGCAAGTGCTGGAACGCCTGAAGCTCAAAGCGGTGGAAATCCCGGTGCACCCGCGGGACGGCATCGACCTCGGCGTGCTCGCGCAAACCCTGGAGCGCCACCCGATCAAGGCCTGCTGGTGCATGACCAGTTTCCAGAACCCGATGGGCGCGACCATGCCTGAGGCGAAGAAGCAGGAATTGGTGGAATTGTTGCGCAGCCATCAAGTGCCGCTGATCGAGGACGACGTCTACGCCGAGCTCTATTACGGCCAACAAGCGCCGAAACCGGCCAAGGCGTTTGATACCGAGGGTTTGGTGATGCATTGCGGTTCATTCGCCAAGAGCCTGGCCCCCGGCTACCGCATCGGCTGGGTCGCCGCCGGGCGTTACGCGCAGAAAATCGAACGGCTGAAGCTCATGACCTCGCTCTGCGCCTCGATGCCGGCCCAGGCAGCCATCGCCGATTACCTGCAACACGGCGGCTACGACCGCCACCTGCGCAAACTGCGTTACGCCCTGGAAGAACAGCAAAGCGCCATGCTCGCCGCCATCGCCCGCTACTTCCCGGCGCAGACCCGCGTCAGCCAGCCGGCCGGCGGCTACTTTCTGTGGCTGGAGCTGCCACCGCAGATGGATTCGTTGAAGTTGTTCCAGATGGCGCTGGCCCAAGGCATCAGCATCGCGCCGGGGCCGATCTTTTCACCGACCCAGCGTTTCAGGAATTGCATTCGCCTGAACTACGGCAGCCCGTGGGATGAGGCTTCGGAGAAGGCGATGGAGACGTTGGGCAGGATCGTCAGGTCGTTCTGA
- a CDS encoding SDR family oxidoreductase, whose translation MEKVIVITGGSRGIGAATALLAAAQGYRICINYLADEQAAQSVLEQVRALGAQAIAVRADVSIEDEVVAMFHRVDTELGRVTALVNNAGTVGHKSRVDEMSEFRILKILKTNVLAPILCAKHAILRMSPKHGGQGGSIVNVSSVAARLGAPSEYVDYAASKGALDTFTIGLSKEVAGEGIRVNAVRPGYIYTDFHALSGDPDRVSKLESAIPMARGGRPDEVAEAIVWLLSDKASYATGTFVDLGGGR comes from the coding sequence ATGGAAAAAGTCATCGTCATCACCGGCGGCAGCCGCGGAATCGGCGCCGCCACGGCGTTGTTGGCCGCTGCGCAGGGCTATCGGATCTGTATCAACTACCTGGCTGACGAACAGGCTGCGCAAAGCGTGCTTGAGCAAGTCCGCGCGCTGGGTGCGCAAGCCATAGCGGTACGGGCTGACGTCAGCATCGAAGACGAAGTCGTCGCCATGTTTCACCGAGTCGACACCGAACTGGGCCGGGTCACGGCGTTGGTGAACAACGCCGGCACCGTCGGCCACAAGTCCCGGGTCGATGAAATGTCCGAATTCCGCATCCTCAAAATCCTCAAGACCAACGTCCTGGCGCCGATCCTCTGCGCCAAGCACGCGATCCTGCGCATGTCGCCCAAGCACGGCGGGCAGGGTGGCAGCATCGTCAATGTGTCTTCGGTGGCCGCACGCTTGGGCGCCCCCAGCGAATACGTCGACTACGCCGCGTCCAAAGGCGCGCTGGACACCTTCACCATTGGCCTCTCGAAAGAAGTGGCGGGTGAAGGGATTCGGGTCAACGCCGTGCGTCCCGGCTACATCTACACCGATTTCCACGCGCTGAGCGGCGATCCGGATCGGGTCAGCAAGCTGGAATCGGCGATCCCGATGGCCCGCGGCGGGCGCCCGGATGAAGTGGCGGAGGCGATTGTGTGGTTGTTGTCGGATAAGGCTTCGTATGCGACGGGGACTTTCGTTGACCTTGGTGGTGGGCGCTGA